In the genome of Acidobacteriota bacterium, one region contains:
- a CDS encoding cbb3-type cytochrome c oxidase subunit I — MSHEHAAAHEPSGLLKYVWSTDHKMIAFQYLFTGMAMALIGGFTVYVFRMQLAFPGEAVPLFGRVSASSYNALVTSHGSIMIFWVAMPVLIAAFGNYLIPLMVGCDDMAFPKVNRLSFQIFFLSAVLLTASFFVPGGAFGGAWTAYPPLSTSGVYNQTPIGATMWLVAVALEFVAFLLGGINFITTTMNSRAPGMRMFDIPIVVWMIVIASVLFMASVGPLVAGAVMLLFDQVIGTGFYDPARGGDPVLWQHLFWFFGHPEVYVVLLPAMGIVAEVMAVHARKRLFAYRTIVYTAVATSIISFFVWAHHQFVAGIDPRMASLFSVTTLIISIPVAEMVFVYIATLYGGAISLTTPMLWALAFLVEFLWGGVTGIFLGAAGSDIYFHDTYFVTAHFHYTFFPIAFIAGFAGITHWFPKMFGRMMDERLGKIHFWGTIISFNLIFLPLFITGAAGDHRRIFDYSGFPDLNLPYLQNLRIMATYALLAMIAFQVVFFYNFARSLRGGAVAGANPWKATTLEWLAASPPPHGNFPVMPTVYRGPYEYGVPDRADDFWPQYEPAGPAGQEPRLGAAGHGPAPSGAMAAPER, encoded by the coding sequence ATGAGCCACGAACACGCGGCGGCGCACGAGCCGTCGGGCCTGCTGAAGTACGTGTGGTCGACCGACCACAAGATGATCGCCTTCCAGTACCTGTTCACCGGGATGGCGATGGCGCTCATCGGCGGGTTCACCGTCTACGTGTTCCGGATGCAGCTCGCGTTCCCTGGGGAGGCCGTGCCGCTGTTCGGACGGGTCTCGGCGTCCTCGTACAACGCGCTCGTGACGTCGCACGGCAGCATCATGATCTTCTGGGTCGCGATGCCCGTGCTGATCGCGGCGTTCGGCAACTACCTGATTCCGCTGATGGTCGGCTGCGACGACATGGCCTTTCCCAAGGTCAACCGCCTGTCGTTCCAGATCTTCTTCCTCAGCGCCGTGCTGCTGACCGCGTCGTTCTTCGTGCCGGGCGGCGCGTTCGGCGGGGCCTGGACCGCGTACCCGCCGCTCTCGACGAGCGGCGTCTACAACCAGACGCCCATCGGGGCCACGATGTGGCTCGTCGCCGTGGCGCTCGAGTTCGTGGCGTTCCTGCTCGGCGGCATCAACTTCATCACGACGACGATGAACTCGCGCGCGCCGGGGATGCGCATGTTCGACATCCCGATCGTCGTCTGGATGATCGTGATCGCGAGCGTGCTCTTCATGGCGTCGGTCGGCCCGCTGGTCGCGGGCGCCGTGATGCTGCTCTTCGACCAGGTCATCGGGACCGGCTTCTACGATCCGGCGCGCGGGGGCGATCCCGTGCTCTGGCAGCACCTCTTCTGGTTCTTCGGGCACCCCGAGGTCTACGTCGTGCTGCTGCCCGCCATGGGGATCGTGGCCGAGGTGATGGCCGTGCACGCCCGCAAGCGGCTCTTCGCCTACCGCACCATCGTCTACACGGCGGTGGCGACCTCGATCATCTCGTTCTTCGTGTGGGCGCACCACCAGTTCGTGGCCGGCATCGACCCGCGCATGGCGAGCCTTTTCAGCGTCACGACGCTCATCATCTCGATCCCGGTCGCGGAGATGGTGTTCGTCTACATCGCGACGCTCTACGGTGGCGCGATCTCGCTGACGACGCCGATGCTGTGGGCGCTGGCGTTCCTCGTCGAGTTCCTGTGGGGCGGCGTCACCGGGATCTTCCTGGGTGCGGCCGGGTCGGACATCTACTTCCACGACACCTACTTCGTGACCGCCCACTTCCATTACACGTTCTTCCCGATCGCCTTCATCGCGGGCTTTGCCGGGATCACGCACTGGTTCCCGAAGATGTTCGGCCGCATGATGGACGAGCGGCTGGGCAAGATTCACTTCTGGGGAACGATTATCTCGTTCAACCTGATCTTCCTGCCGCTGTTCATCACGGGCGCGGCCGGAGACCATCGGCGGATCTTCGACTACTCCGGCTTCCCGGATCTGAACCTGCCGTACCTGCAGAACCTGCGCATCATGGCCACCTACGCGCTGCTGGCGATGATCGCGTTCCAGGTCGTCTTCTTCTACAACTTCGCCCGGAGCCTGCGTGGCGGAGCCGTGGCCGGGGCGAATCCCTGGAAGGCGACGACGCTCGAGTGGCTGGCGGCGTCGCCGCCGCCGCACGGCAACTTCCCGGTGATGCCGACCGTGTACCGCGGGCCGTACGAGTACGGCGTGCCGGATCGCGCCGACGATTTCTGGC
- a CDS encoding c-type cytochrome encodes MSVSTLRLYAVLGLLGGAVAGAGCSVAQGATASGEQLYRACASCHGEAGAGDATFGAPRIAAMPRWYVASQLQRFKAGTRGRHFDDAEGLRMRAMAMQMGTQAEIDAVASYVASLPAGTSPAAVAGADPAVGQTKFAVCAACHGPKGEGNEALNAPPLAGMDDWYVARQLRKFQSGVRGAVKDDPIGAQMAGMALTVQPAEVDSVAAYVHALPR; translated from the coding sequence ATGAGCGTGTCCACTCTTCGTTTGTACGCCGTCCTCGGCCTGCTCGGCGGTGCGGTGGCCGGAGCCGGCTGTAGTGTGGCGCAGGGCGCAACCGCGTCGGGCGAGCAACTGTACCGCGCGTGCGCGAGCTGCCATGGCGAGGCCGGCGCGGGCGACGCGACGTTTGGCGCGCCTCGGATCGCGGCGATGCCTCGCTGGTACGTCGCATCGCAGTTGCAGCGCTTCAAGGCCGGCACTCGCGGCAGGCACTTCGACGATGCCGAAGGGCTGAGGATGCGGGCGATGGCGATGCAGATGGGGACGCAGGCGGAGATCGACGCCGTGGCGTCCTACGTGGCGTCGCTGCCGGCCGGGACCTCGCCGGCCGCCGTCGCCGGCGCGGATCCGGCCGTCGGCCAGACGAAGTTCGCCGTGTGCGCCGCGTGCCACGGGCCGAAGGGCGAAGGCAACGAGGCGTTGAACGCGCCGCCGCTCGCCGGCATGGACGACTGGTACGTCGCCCGTCAGCTCAGGAAGTTCCAGAGCGGCGTCCGCGGCGCCGTCAAGGACGACCCGATCGGCGCGCAGATGGCCGGCATGGCCCTGACGGTGCAGCCGGCCGAGGTCGACAGCGTGGCGGCCTACGTGCACGCGTTGCCGAGGTAG
- a CDS encoding cytochrome c oxidase subunit II, with translation MISWFVPQASTFAADVDSLIFLILVIVGAWFLLAEAVLFWLILRFRKREGVRSKYVTGDVKSEKRWVSYPHYAVLVFDVVIVVAALRVWNDVKVTDPVPEETVRVVSQQWAWTFVHAGPDGRLDTADDIKTVDDLYVQQNRTYRFELHSKDVLHSFSVPAFRLKQDAVPGRMIAGWFKPTLAGDFDIQCAEICGIGHGLMPARIHVQTATAHQEWLREHGVMPALAANTGAAGQGGAR, from the coding sequence GTGATCTCCTGGTTCGTTCCGCAGGCCTCCACGTTCGCTGCCGACGTGGATTCGCTCATCTTCCTGATTCTCGTCATCGTCGGCGCCTGGTTCCTGCTGGCCGAGGCGGTGCTGTTCTGGCTGATCCTGCGGTTCCGCAAACGTGAGGGCGTCAGGTCCAAGTACGTGACCGGCGACGTGAAGAGCGAGAAGCGCTGGGTCTCGTATCCGCACTACGCCGTGCTGGTCTTCGACGTGGTCATCGTCGTTGCTGCGCTGCGGGTGTGGAACGACGTGAAGGTCACCGACCCCGTGCCGGAGGAGACCGTGCGCGTCGTCTCGCAGCAGTGGGCCTGGACGTTCGTGCACGCCGGGCCGGACGGGCGGCTCGACACGGCCGATGACATCAAGACGGTCGACGATCTCTACGTGCAGCAGAACCGCACCTATCGGTTCGAGCTGCACTCGAAGGACGTGCTGCACAGCTTCTCGGTGCCGGCGTTCCGCCTCAAGCAGGACGCCGTGCCGGGCCGGATGATCGCGGGGTGGTTCAAGCCGACGCTCGCCGGGGACTTCGACATCCAGTGCGCGGAGATCTGCGGCATCGGCCACGGGTTGATGCCGGCCCGCATCCACGTGCAGACCGCGACCGCGCACCAGGAATGGCTGCGTGAGCACGGCGTGATGCCGGCGCTCGCCGCCAATACCGGCGCCGCCGGGCAGGGAGGGGCGCGATGA